The Trichocoleus sp. FACHB-46 DNA segment GCGGCAACTGGCTGAAATGCGGGCACAGCGGAACGGCAACAGCCACACTCAATCAACTGATGAGTTATGAAAAGTATCAAGTGGAGCAAGCTTTGGGACTCGCTCCACTCTAGTTATTGGTTTTTGCCAACTGTGATGGCCGTGGCGGCGATCACCCTAGCATTCGCAATGTTGGCGATTGATCGGGCTTCTCAGGAGAACATGAAGCAGCTCAAATGGATCTACACAGGTGGGCCTGATGGGGCGCGAGCACTACTCTCCGCCGTTGCTAGTTCCATGATCACAGTTGCCGCAACCGCATTTTCAATCACGATCATTGCGCTTCAGCTTGCGGCTTCCAATTTTGGGCCTAGGTTGCTGCGTAACTTCATGCAAGATACTGGAAACCAACTAGTTCTAGGGACTTTCATTGGCACCTTTATTTATTGCTTACTGGTTCTGCGAACCGTCCGGGGAGAAGACTATGCTCTGTTTGTACCCCAGCTATCGGTAACTGTGGGCATTGTGCTCGCCATCGCTGGCGTAGGTGTCTTAATTTACTTTATTCATCATGCTTCTACGATCATTCAGGCATCTCACGTTATTGCGGGTGTGAGTCATGATTTAGATGAAGCGATCGAGCGATTATTTCCAGATCAGCTTGGGCATGGTGTCCCGTCCAGATCAGACCGAAACATTGAAGAAATCCCGGCAAATTTCGACTCAGAGGCGTACCCAGTCAAAGCTTCTAGAACGGGTTATATACAAGCGATCGATAACCGAGAGTTGCTCAAGATTGCCTGCAAACACCACCTACTGCTACGGCTTCAGTGTCGCCCTGGTCAATTTATTGCCCAGGGTAGGGAACTAGTGCTGGTTTATCCCGCCAAGCATGCGCTCCCAAAACTAACAGAACGACTGAATGATGCTTTCATCGTGGGCAATGAGCGCAATGAGCAACAGGACGTAGAGTTTCCGATCAATCAACTGGTAGAAGTGGCACTTCGGGCTATTTCTCCGGCGGTGAATGATCCGTTTACAGCCATTCGTTGCATTGATCGAATTGGGGCTGCATTGTCTCGCCTTGCCCAACAGGAGTTTCCTTCTCCATATCGCTACGACCACCAAGGAACCCTGCGTGTGATTGCCGAGGGAGTCACGTTTGAAGAGTTAGTGGATTCTGCCTTTAACCAAATCCGGCGATATGCCAAATCGGATGCTGCCGTCACGATTTGTTTGCTCGAAGCG contains these protein-coding regions:
- a CDS encoding DUF2254 domain-containing protein, giving the protein MKSIKWSKLWDSLHSSYWFLPTVMAVAAITLAFAMLAIDRASQENMKQLKWIYTGGPDGARALLSAVASSMITVAATAFSITIIALQLAASNFGPRLLRNFMQDTGNQLVLGTFIGTFIYCLLVLRTVRGEDYALFVPQLSVTVGIVLAIAGVGVLIYFIHHASTIIQASHVIAGVSHDLDEAIERLFPDQLGHGVPSRSDRNIEEIPANFDSEAYPVKASRTGYIQAIDNRELLKIACKHHLLLRLQCRPGQFIAQGRELVLVYPAKHALPKLTERLNDAFIVGNERNEQQDVEFPINQLVEVALRAISPAVNDPFTAIRCIDRIGAALSRLAQQEFPSPYRYDHQGTLRVIAEGVTFEELVDSAFNQIRRYAKSDAAVTICLLEAIATIASTTGNAKQRAVLRCHAEMIQRGSREGLSEELDRQAVEQQYDKVITKLAQQSHQVGLLNQKHTHDSRE